TCAACTTGAACAGTTGCTTTCAACGTATTGGAATTCTCTATAGATAGTCGACTTCGTGCGCTTCGTCGCTGTTGTGCGCTCTCTTAGACATCATGATTGAAGACAAGTACGTCGCGTACCACTTGGCGTGGTCCTACTCCTGAAAGGCCACTTGGATCGGTCCTTTGTCGCAACCCGATCCCCCGATTCGCCCATGATAGCAAAGCTGACATGACTTCTAGGTATATTGGTCTGGCTCTCGCCATGACATCGGCACTCGCCATTGGTATGTTCTTTCTTCTGTATAATGAATGCGCCATGCTAATAACATTCCAGGAACAAGTTTTGTTATCACAAAAAAGGTTCGTCAAATAACTGACGTTCACGAGTAACAAGCCTGCAAACGCCCCGGCGCTTTGTTACGGCTTGTCATTTAGCAATATACATAAGACTAACCAGTTATCAGGGATTGATCCAAGCAGAAGAGCGACATGGCTTTGAAGGCGACGGGTATGTGTATCTCAAGAATCCCTTGTGGTGGGCAGGTATCGCAACTCGTAAGTACCGTATCGTGATTTGATCTTTTCGAGGGCTGTGCTAATACACAATAATAGTTGCTCTCGGAGAAATTTGCAACTTTGCCGCATACGCTTTCGCCCCTGCTATTCTCGTCACTCCCCTTGGAGCTCTCAGTGTGCTCATTGGTGCCGTTCTCGGCTCTTATTTCCTCAAAGAAGAACTTGGTACTCTGGGCAAGCTGGGCAGTGCTATATGCCTGATTGGCGCCGTTATCATTGTGCTCCACGCGCCTCCAGATGAAGAGATTGAGACCGTCGACGAGATTCTGCATTTGGCCATTCAGCCAGGTTCGTAATTGGAGAAAAGGATTACTACGAAGTCATTTCTAACTGGTGTCAGGTTTCCTTCTCTACGCCTTCGCCGTCGTTGGTTTCGCCGTCTTTATGATTTACAGAATTGCCCCCAGATATGGCAAGAAGAACGCTCTCATTTACCTTTCCATTTGTTCTACCGTTGGATCCATCTCCGTCATGTCTGTCAAGGCTTTTGGTATTGCGCTCAAGCTCACCTTTGCTGGCCACAACCAGTTCAGCCACCCCTCAACTTATGTTTTCATGATCTTGACTGCCGTCTGCATTCTGACCCAAATGAATTACTTCAACAAAGCTCTAGCCAATTTTCCAACCAACATGTAAGTAATCGGCAAAAGGATATGCGAAAAGCTCTACTAATATATGTGCCAGCGTCAACCCCCTATACTACGTTACCTTTACGACAGCGACCCTTTGCGCTTCTTTCATCCTTTTCACCGGATTCAACACAAACGACCCTGTCAACACTCTCTCTTTGCTCTGCGGATTCTTAGTCACCTTCACTGGTGTCTATCTCCTAAACCTGTCGAGAGGCGACCCCCATGGTCAAAGACTAAGCGCAGGTCGAGGAGGAAGCGACGCTACCGGCACCGATATGGTTTCTGGTTTACAAACTCGTTTAAGCATGCAAGCTCGAAGAAGCGGCGACCCTTCCCGACACAGCATCAGCAGCCAGCGAGGAGATCGCGAGGGTCTGATTCGGGCGtacgatgaagaggaagctgCTGGTTTCGCTCTGACCGACCTAGCTGACGACAGCGACGACAGCGATGACGACCTGCGACGTACCAATGGCAATGGCAACGGCAAGGCAACTTACGACAACAGCATCGAACTCGACAATCGCCACAAATCAGGCGACCGATGATAATGTTATGCAACGCATTGCGTAACACAAGTGCGGAGCAATGAACTTCTTGACAGCTTGTCGAGGGAAAGCTTCGCAACAATATTCTGCATGTTTCAGCATCTTAAACAAGCATTGTACATTTTCAAGCCATTTGACCGGGCATTTGTCCTCGGAGTATGGGCAGCATTCATGGATGGTACATTACGCAACGACATGCTTTAATGTTGGGTGTCAACTATGGTTTTCCAATGCACAACGGGGTCGGGACTCGGAACCAAACGAGACGTATTGTTTGCTATTACTGGAGTACTATGGGCACATGGTCTTGGACGGCGTTGGCGGATTTTGTATTGGGGCCGACAGGCAAATTCTCGTTGTACGATAACCGGAGGGCGTAAGCGACGGGAGGCAATGATCACACACATGGGGTTCGGATCAAAGAAGACTTTTTATACTGGACAGCGATGAAAAGGGTGACTAACGCGGGCGTTGCCGCCGAAGTTTCGAGGGTCATAAACGGTTCGGGATGTTGTAGATCTGTTGTCCAAGTCGCAGGGCTTTTTTCTAGGGTTGAGAACGCCCAAGTTTGAATTTATAACAAGAGATGGGAAAAGGCCAGAGGCTACCTATTTGCATAGACAGAACCTATTACGACATGATACTTAACACATGACAGAATTTAGTTGCAGCTCTGACGGAGTGGAAGATGAGGGCATGGGCTGAAATTCTAATATTACCTAGTGTTGAGAGCAATAATCAATCCCCTTTGTCTTTTGCATTTCATATTCGTATCATATCGTCAGGAGGGGTCGACTTTAGTACCTCAATCACATAGTAGTAGGGTTGGAACCAATTGTTTCTGGCGATTTATACACTTTAACAGTCAGACACACAGTTATGAAGAAAAGACAGACCCGCAAAGATACTGGAGTCAGGGGATTGGTAGACAGAAGACACGGCCATATGACGTGTCGTCGTAATCTTTAGGTCTcattttttctcttttatgCTTTGCCTACCATTACAAGCAAGAATGAAACCTTCCGTGCCCTTAGCAGATGCAAATGAACAATTGACGCCTGAGTAGACCTCCGTCCCTCATCCCACGGGTCTCCCATCTTCCTTCGTAAGGTTTTGGTGGCTTTTCCCAGCCTGGTGTTTTAAGCATCCTATTGCTCAACAGCCTGGACCTCCTCACcaccctcctcctcagcaACTCGGGCATCCTGAGCAGCCTGAGCAGCCTGGGCGGCCTTAGCACCGTAGTCTTGGCTGACGGGCTGGAGAACAGCCTGCTCCTCCTTGGGCTCGATGATGGTAACAGCGTCAGGGAGGGTCTTCTGGGGACCAGCCTTGCCCTCGGGGTCGGAGCCACGCAtgatcttgaccttgatacCGAGGACACCCTGTCGGAGAAGGACGTGGCGGGTGGCGTGGTCAATGAAGTCCTTGGCGGGCTGACCAGAGTGAATCATGAAGCCGTCGGTGAACTTCATGGACTTGGCACGGGCAGCACGGAGCTTACCAGAGACAACAACCTCACAACCCTTGGCACCAGACTCCATGATGAAACGGAGAACACCATAGCAGGCACGTCGAACGGCGAGACCGTTGAGAAGCTTGTATCGGAGGGACTCGCACTGAGCGACAGCGGAGAGACCACGGTTCTGGACCTTGGCGGCGTAGAGGGACACGGAGTTCTCGGGGAACTTGAATCGCTTCTGGATGAGCGAGGTGAGCTCACGAATGCGGCGGCCCTGCTCGCCGAGAACCTCCTGGGTGTGGGTGGCTCGGATGATGATGTCGGTAACGGTGGGGGTAACGCGGACCTCGACGCCGGAGTAACCCTCCTCAGCGAGCTCGCGCTGGAAGAACTCGTTGAGCTCGGCGTAGAAGACACCGTCAGCGACGAACTTTCTCCTCTTGGAACTGTAAGAGAGGAATTGTCAGTGAAGGCTCTTTATATCTGTTTATTCTTGATTTCCGTAGTGATTTCTACTTTGGCGGGGTGGCGACGATAATGCAATAATGGCTTCGCTTCTTCGAACGAGAGGATGGACGGGCGCAGACAGTAACTCACATCTGAGATCCGGGGTGAGCCATCTTGAAAAAATTGACTTGTGTTGTCGGGACTGGACGTGACTACAggtgtcttgtcttgagTCTGTTGGCGAGCTGAGGGTTAACGGGCTGAAGAGAAAGATTCGCGATCCTGGGTGGATTTCGAGCCTCACTGACACTCACAAATGGCCGTTCAATTTTTTGGTGTGTGGTTGAGCCCTAAATCTGGCAAGCGGGTGCACACTTGCTCCTTCCCAATTGCGGGGCTGCTTTGCAACTccgtacctactaactcGCTCCATAAGGTACGTACACTCTGGATGATGACCCGGCAGACGGAGAAACTATTCTGCTGAAATTGGAAAAGATGTCCCAGAATGGGGAAAGCGCTTGGGCCATGCCTCTGACGTCGGGGTCTATAGGTGCCATTTACGTTGGGTGGGAATCTGCGCCTGTGGCTCGTGATGATGGACGAGCCGTAGTCATCTCaggctattaaaataaacttaaacCTTCACTCAAGGGCAGGCGGTTTGGCTCATTTCGTTGCTTGAGATTCGGGGCTGTTTATAAAAATGTCACAAGTCatcttataatattctaATTTCTGGTCGCCTCACTGCAACTACTaacttcttcgtcttccggCGGCCCCGCGATATCCATCTACCTCCGCATCACCGCCTCACGAGCTCCTGACGAATCACTTCCGCATCGACACTTAAGCGATTACGAACAGAAGATAGCCTCACACCTGATAGatcatcttgatcttgcaAAAACTCTCACCCAAGAGACGAGGAGCTGGCGAAACTGTGGTGCATACCACCCCACGGTTTGCCAAAATGGAGGCCCGCAAGGTATGTGAAATCGTACAGTCAAAGTCACCTCTTTTATAACACTTAACCGCTTGTTCAGCACTCAGCACTATTCCCAAAGTTTCTAACGTAGCTTAGATTGTCGAGAGTGTTCAGGGTATCTACGGTGGCCAAATTACAAATGGCACTTTGCGACTGACTGACTTCCATTTGGTGTTCTGCGCCCCCGTTGATCAATCTGGAAACCCTCCAGACCCTTCACAGAAACCAAAAGTTCGAGAAAGATGGATTCCATTCCCAATGCTGTGCCACTGCGCATTCCGGCCAGTCCCACCTGGGTCACGCCAAGCTCCGTCGATTCGATTACGATGCCGTGACTTTACGTTTGTGACATTCAACTTCACCGACAGTGAGATCGCCCGCGATACGTTCGATTTCATCAAATCTCGAACCTGCAAGCTTGGGACGGTCGAAAAGCTATACGCGTTTAATCACAAACCCCTGAAGCATGAGCGGGAAGTTGGAGGCTGGTCATTCTACAATCCAAAAGCCGAGTTTAGGCGACAGGGAATTAGTGAGAAGCTACCTGACAGAGGCTGGAGGATCACGCACATTAATAAGGATTACACCTTTTGCGACACATATCCTGCATTTTTGGTCGTTCCGACCCAAATTTCCGACAACGTTCTCAAATATGCGAAGGAGTTCCGTTCGAGAAATCGTGTCCCAGCACTGTCGTACATTCATCCTATCAACAACTGCACCATTACTCGAAGCTCTCAACCTCTTTCTGGGATAACAAGAAAGACGAATGTACAAGACGAGAAACTAGTGGCGGCATCTTTTAACGCTCTCTTGCCGCCCGGGTCCGAAGACACCACTCCCTTTTCGAGTCAAGCCGATGTATCTTTTGCAAGCTCAACAACAGAGCCAGAACTCTCCGAGACAGAACGTTATGAAGACGAGCTTATTTCAAAATCAGCTGCAGTGTATGATGCTTCTGGTAAGCGTCAGGTATACGGTGCCCAGCAGACTAATTTGATTGTGGACGCTCGTCCAACTATAAACGCCATGGTGAATCAAGTTCAGGGAATGGGCTCAGAAAATATGGACAAGTACAAGTTTGCACGAAAGATATTCCTTAGTATTGAGAATATTCACGTTATGCGAAGTTCTCTCAATAAGGTCGTCGACGCCCTTAAAGATGCCGATATTTCGCCTCTGCCACCAAACAGAGAGCTGCTCCATCAAAGTAATTGGCTGCGACATATTCACAATGTTCTGGATGGGTCAGCTATCATTGCTAGGCAGATTGGCATCAACCACTCCCATGTTCTCATACACTGCTCTGATGGCTGGGATCGCACAAGTCAGCTCAGTGCGTTGGCTCAAATCATGCTAGACCCTTACTACCGCACTATTGAGGGAttcatcgtcctcgtcgaGAAGGACTGGCTCTCTTTTGGGCACATGTTTAGACTACGATCTGGTCATTTGAACCACGAAGACTGGTTCAATGTGCAAAAGGATGCTTTTGCAGGTTCCAAGGTGCAGCCTGGAGAGAATGACGGCCGAAACGATGCTTTCCAGAATGTTCTGAGTGGTGCAAAGCGCTTTTTCAATCAAAATAAAGACGACCCAGACTTAGCTGCAGTTGTCGAAACAGCACCCGGAAAGGTTGTTGACGACGAAGCAACATCCCCAAAGATGGTCAGCCCTGTTTTCCACCAGTTCCTTGACTGCACCTATCAGCTTCTGCGCCAAAACAGCTCCCGGTTCCAATTTAACGAACGCTTTTTGCGTCGTCTTTTATATCACCTCTACTCGTGTCAATACGGTACTTTCCTTTTCAATTCCGAGAAGCAAAGAAAAGACGCCCGAGCTGCGGAGCGCACGTCCTCAGTTTGGGACTATTTCCTCTGTCGACGGGCTGAATTCACAAACCCGGATTATGATGCCAGTATTGACGACCATGTAAAAGGTCAGGAGAGGATTCTTCTACCGCGGCTTAAGGATATTAGATGGTGGCACCAGGTATTTGGAAGGACTGAGGATGAAATGAATGGTGGTCTGAATGCTGCAGCGGCAGCCGAAACAGATCGTCAAACCGCCATATCGAATCTTCAGTACCCTAGCGTCATTCAAGCCGATGCTGATCCCAGATCATCGACTTCGAGTTCCAAATCAGGGCCCCCGTCGGTTCTTTCCGGAGTCGAAACAGCGCACGAGATACTGACGCCAGAAACACGACATGCACCGATCGAACGAAGCGCATCTGCTGAGCCTAACAGCAACGCTTTTGCCGCTATTCGGGATGGCATCGCAGGTCTTAATCTAGGCAAAGGGATGCTTGGACCACTTACTGGCAACGGCGAGTCTGCCTCGTCTTCAAATCCAGCTCCCGCACCCACTCGTAGCGATCAGGAGCTACGTGAGATGGCGTAGGAGGTCATGTTTCCGGAGTCAGATCCTGGCCCATACTTGGTGGTCGAAACCCATGATTCTGTCAGGCATTGCTGTTCCTGGTCTCACACACTGGCAGCCCCGCCGCTTTTGACTACAGACTTCGCTATGTCTTCAAGTTGGGGTAGTGTTCGCAGTGTGCCTGACGACTTGAGTGAAGAATGGGAGTACATCAGACGGTGCGACTGTGAACTTCTAGAGTCTTGCTTTCATGCCACCCCCAACGTTTCCTTACAACCAAAAGTAAAGCCCGGGACGCCTCGTCATTCTCTAAGTGTGAACCACCCAAACCCTTTAATAAGCCTGGAGACATTATTTACAAGGCTGGAAATGAAGCGCAGGAAAGCGGCGACCGAGCTTTAATCAAGTTATCTGGAAGCTGGAATTTGATCGTCAAAGGAGGGATTACCGTTGGTTTATACAGACGGATTACCATTAGAAGCACCTTGAGCTGGGCTTTGGCGTTGAACTCGGGTGGCGAATGCATTCTGAATTTGCCCAATCCACGTATGTGCATGCACAGCGGGCTTAGACGACCATAGATTTTCTTATGACACCTTATATAGCATGGCACATCAAAGTTGTCTGTTAGATTAAACAAAAGTCCAAAACCTGGCTTTGTATGTTCACCGTTTTTGTTCTTATCTATCTCGTAGCGTCATTCCGGTGATTGAAACGTCTCTATCTTGCTTGATcttgcttgatcttgattCATACCCACATGATCTCTACCATATATGTGTTTCGCGTTCTTTTGTTTCGTCTCTTGCCCTCACGTTCGGCCTTTTTTTTAGTTTTCTTTTTACCATGTTACAGGAAAACCTCAAGGTTGATCTCGAGAGTGCTAACAGGGTATCTGTGCAGATGTCAGTCAATGTTGCCCATATCAATGCCGCAATTACTCACTTCAAATCAAACTTCTCCAACACGCTAGGGTGCAGAATACCAAATTCGCCAACGCGTCTCTCCTTTCCACCGAGACGGAGGTACACTGATGCAGCATGACCAGCGAAGAACGTAGCATCATCGAGCTCCTCGATCCAATAGCCATCGGACTTGCTAGGGTTTTCCTTCACCTCAAAGTCGACACTCTTGCCAGACAGGCCTTCCTCGTGGGTAAGGAAAGATGTGCGGAGCATGAGCAGAATACGGTCGAGAAGACCATGGACTACCTCAAACCCACTGGTTCGACCGTACCAAGCGGCAGCAAAGTGTCGCTCGTTGCGAGCCTTGCGCTCTTGGGTCTCATCCTTGAAAACAACGTCAGAGACCTCAAAGATCTTCATAGGGACACTGTGGCCCTTGTTCTCACGAATGGTCTTGAGAAGACCGGGGAGAAGACTCGATCGCACGACTTGATACTCGGCGGTCTTAGGGTTGGCCAGACGCACGACGGTGTTTCCATCATctttgcggttcagccaagcAAAGTTCTCGTCGTGACTGCAGAGAATCAAGGGCATGACTTCACTCCAACCAGCAACAGCAGTCTCAATACGAATGATATCACTGAGCTTGTTGACAGGTAGAGGCGCGCCGACGGTGGCACTTCGTGAGGGTGCAGTACGAGGCAGGTTGTTGTAACCGTAGCACACGGCGAGATCCTCCATCACGTCACATTGGTGGAGAACATCAGCTCGGGTTGGGGGGATAGCAACCTCGAGAAGGTTGGAGTCTTTTGATGAAGGAGTAGAAGTGTAGGACATCTTGGAGAGGAGCTTGCAGAGGCTCTCGGGGGACTCCTTGAGGCCGGTACAGCTGTTTAGGTAGTCAATCTCAACCTCAGCGACTCTAGGCTTCAAGTTAGGAGTGACACGGGTTTGGTTGTTGTGGTCAGAGTTGATCTGGACAGGCTCAACAGTGAAAGGCTCGGAGCAATACATGGAGAACATAGTAACCATGATGTCGGTGACGATATCGAGCTTGGTAAGGTCGGTGGCGGTGATCTCAATGAAGACATTGGTGGTTTCCAATGTAATTTTGGAGTGATCGCCGTTAATGATGGGAGGAAGAGAACAGACGACACGGTTCGAGTCGTAAATGGCAGGATAGACTGGAGAGTCGCGAATGATGTGGAGG
This Fusarium poae strain DAOMC 252244 chromosome 3, whole genome shotgun sequence DNA region includes the following protein-coding sequences:
- a CDS encoding hypothetical protein (TransMembrane:9 (o6-26i51-72o78-97i104-123o135-160i172-192o212-229i241-261o273-291i)~BUSCO:29996at5125) translates to MIEDKYIGLALAMTSALAIGTSFVITKKGLIQAEERHGFEGDGYVYLKNPLWWAGIATLALGEICNFAAYAFAPAILVTPLGALSVLIGAVLGSYFLKEELGTLGKLGSAICLIGAVIIVLHAPPDEEIETVDEILHLAIQPGFLLYAFAVVGFAVFMIYRIAPRYGKKNALIYLSICSTVGSISVMSVKAFGIALKLTFAGHNQFSHPSTYVFMILTAVCILTQMNYFNKALANFPTNIVNPLYYVTFTTATLCASFILFTGFNTNDPVNTLSLLCGFLVTFTGVYLLNLSRGDPHGQRLSAGRGGSDATGTDMVSGLQTRLSMQARRSGDPSRHSISSQRGDREGLIRAYDEEEAAGFALTDLADDSDDSDDDLRRTNGNGNGKATYDNSIELDNRHKSGDR
- the RPS3 gene encoding 40S ribosomal protein S3 (BUSCO:43955at5125), giving the protein MAHPGSQISKRRKFVADGVFYAELNEFFQRELAEEGYSGVEVRVTPTVTDIIIRATHTQEVLGEQGRRIRELTSLIQKRFKFPENSVSLYAAKVQNRGLSAVAQCESLRYKLLNGLAVRRACYGVLRFIMESGAKGCEVVVSGKLRAARAKSMKFTDGFMIHSGQPAKDFIDHATRHVLLRQGVLGIKVKIMRGSDPEGKAGPQKTLPDAVTIIEPKEEQAVLQPVSQDYGAKAAQAAQAAQDARVAEEEGGEEVQAVEQ
- a CDS encoding hypothetical protein (BUSCO:8085at5125), with the translated sequence MEARKIVESVQGIYGGQITNGTLRLTDFHLVFCAPVDQSGNPPDPSQKPKVRERWIPFPMLCHCAFRPVPPGSRQAPSIRLRCRDFTFVTFNFTDSEIARDTFDFIKSRTCKLGTVEKLYAFNHKPLKHEREVGGWSFYNPKAEFRRQGISEKLPDRGWRITHINKDYTFCDTYPAFLVVPTQISDNVLKYAKEFRSRNRVPALSYIHPINNCTITRSSQPLSGITRKTNVQDEKLVAASFNALLPPGSEDTTPFSSQADVSFASSTTEPELSETERYEDELISKSAAVYDASGKRQVYGAQQTNLIVDARPTINAMVNQVQGMGSENMDKYKFARKIFLSIENIHVMRSSLNKVVDALKDADISPLPPNRELLHQSNWLRHIHNVLDGSAIIARQIGINHSHVLIHCSDGWDRTSQLSALAQIMLDPYYRTIEGFIVLVEKDWLSFGHMFRLRSGHLNHEDWFNVQKDAFAGSKVQPGENDGRNDAFQNVLSGAKRFFNQNKDDPDLAAVVETAPGKVVDDEATSPKMVSPVFHQFLDCTYQLLRQNSSRFQFNERFLRRLLYHLYSCQYGTFLFNSEKQRKDARAAERTSSVWDYFLCRRAEFTNPDYDASIDDHVKGQERILLPRLKDIRWWHQVFGRTEDEMNGGLNAAAAAETDRQTAISNLQYPSVIQADADPRSSTSSSKSGPPSVLSGVETAHEILTPETRHAPIERSASAEPNSNAFAAIRDGIAGLNLGKGMLGPLTGNGESASSSNPAPAPTRSDQELREMA
- a CDS encoding hypothetical protein (BUSCO:9958at5125), yielding MPTISVDKYKLYEALGQKFTTEEFEDLCFEFGIELDEDTENDERPIVNGEQEPPQLKIEIPANRYDMLCFEGIVSNLNVFRGKTEPPKYRLVEPSSGKLETITVKPEAEQIRPYVSGAILRNIKFDKSRYESFISLQDKLHQNLARNRTLVSIGTHDYDTIKGPFTYEALPPKDIKFTPLNQTKEMDSAELMNFYENDKHLGRFLHIIRDSPVYPAIYDSNRVVCSLPPIINGDHSKITLETTNVFIEITATDLTKLDIVTDIMVTMFSMYCSEPFTVEPVQINSDHNNQTRVTPNLKPRVAEVEIDYLNSCTGLKESPESLCKLLSKMSYTSTPSSKDSNLLEVAIPPTRADVLHQCDVMEDLAVCYGYNNLPRTAPSRSATVGAPLPVNKLSDIIRIETAVAGWSEVMPLILCSHDENFAWLNRKDDGNTVVRLANPKTAEYQVVRSSLLPGLLKTIRENKGHSVPMKIFEVSDVVFKDETQERKARNERHFAAAWYGRTSGFEVVHGLLDRILLMLRTSFLTHEEGLSGKSVDFEVKENPSKSDGYWIEELDDATFFAGHAASVYLRLGGKERRVGEFGILHPSVLEKFDLKYPVSTLEINLEVFL